Part of the Chthoniobacterales bacterium genome is shown below.
AGGCCACGCTATAGCCCTGACCGCCGTGCCATGTGGTCTTCCAGCGCCAGGTCGGATTGTGCTGCTCATCGACAAACGGCCCGCGCCAGGTTTCCCCGTCTGCCGACAGCCACGTCGTGGATTGCGGACGATTCGCGGTCAGACTCACTCCCGCGGTCGCCAGCAACTCTCCGTGCGGCGTGATCGAAAGCCCCGCCTCGCGCACATCCCCGCCCTCCCACGCGAGGAGATCCGCAGATTCCCAGGTCTGGCCCTCGTCGCGTGAGCGGATGACCCGCAGCTTGCCGCTGACGTCAAACTCGTGAATCCGGCCTTCACGGAAGCAGCAAAACCATTGATCCTTGAAACGGATCAGGCCGGTAAAACCATTGTGCGGAGCCTGGTCCCAGATTTTCCGCACCTCGAGCAGTTGCAGCGATCCGTCGGCCGAGCGCGGACTGTTCGAGGCGAAACGGTCGTCGTGGGCGACGCCGATGGAATCCAAGGCGGCCCGACCGTCGTCGGACGGGGTTCCCGCGCGGGAGGCATACTTCATGAACAAGGCGCCGGAATCATCGGCGAACCGGAATCCTGCAGGCGTGGATACGGGAAGGCACATATCATGCACCGCCTTGGTCTGCGAATCGTAGCGCAGAAATCTGGCGACCGAACCATCCCACGTGAGCACCAGCCTGTCGCCCGCATGCAGCGGCGAAAAATGCCAGTTCACGGCCGGCTCGAGCCCCGTGACGGCAAGCGTGATGTTTCCGCTCAGGCCAGAGTCGGCGGCAGTGTAGTTGATCGTGCCGGCCAGCGCCCGATCGTCGGCGTCGATGACCCCGAACGTGAAGGCCTCATGCTGCCCGGTGCCGGTGGTCTGCTTGGAAAATGCATTCGCCGGCAGTTCGATGAACACGACCAGCGGTTCTTCGGGTGTGCCAGCCAGCTTGAAATCCTTCCTCCGGGAAACATAGGTGGCCGACCCCGGCCAGGTGGCGGCGGAACTGAAGGCCAGCACCCCATCTTCGATCGTCCACTTCAAGCCGGTGTCGGTCGAGGTGGTGGACCAATTATCCATCAGATTCCCCGTCGAAAAATCGTCGAAAACTTCTGCCTGCGCGAGGCCTCCGATGAGTAACCCGAGTGCCACAATGACTGTCTTGGTTGTTTTTTTCATGTTGCTAAAAAGGTTGCTTTTGGCGACAGGCCCCTGAAAGAGCCATTGAGCCGGACCGGAGGGCGGGAAAAAGGGGGTTGATGTTTTCATCAGTGTGATGGCACAAGGAAGAGGATGGGTAGAATTTTCAGCAATGTGGTTATGGGACGTGGATCTTTCCGTTCCATGGTCCGGCAACATGCAGGCCCTTGAAGAACGGCGGCGCTTCCTCGACACGGTTTCCGGTGAGGGTGACCTCATCGCTGGCGGAAATAAAGATGCCGTAAAACGGCTCGCGCAGCACGGGTATCAGCTCCCCCGGCACGGGCGGGGCGAATTTTTGCTCGATCACTCCTGGCCGGGTCAGGTCGAGGAAGCACAGCTTTTCAGGCGTAGCTTGGAAGGGCCGGACGATCACGTTGTCGGCGACGGTCACGCCACGGCTGTTGCCGATGAAGATGGGCAGGCCCTGGGTGTCGATGATCCGGTTGCCCCGGATCTCGATGTCTTCGTAGAGGATTTGAGGAGTCAGGTGGAGAAAGGCTTCCTGGTGGAACGGCGGCAGGCAGGGCGACAGCGAGATCGCGCCCCATGCCGCCCAGATCACTCCATCGGCAAAATCAAAGCCGAAGACGCTCGGCCCGCAGTTGGTGAAGGTATTGCCGAGAATTTTTGTGTGGCTGGGAAGGCCGCCTTCGAGAAATTCCGTCACTCCGGTGGCCAGCGACAGGCCTCCAAAGCTGATGTTTTCGAATCGGCTTCCTTCGACAATCGAGTCGGGGGCTTTGAGCAAAATGCCGCGGTTGCATCCTTCATGCATGTGAAGATTGGTGATGCGGGTGCCGCGTCCGGTGTATTCTTGGGAGATGGCCATGTCGAGGACTGCAAGTTCCACCGGGCTGTCGAGGGTGACCGCGCAGAATTCGGGTTTGATCACGTCGCGGATCGGCGTGCCGAACTCTTGTTTGTAGCGCTCCTGCATCCGCTCGTAGAGTTTGAGCCCTTCGGCTTTGTCAAATGCCTCCCATGCGGTCACCTTAGCCGTGGCCAGCGGCTTCATGTCGGGAGCCTGGCGGAGGATCAACTCGGTGCCGATGTCATAATCGCGGCCATGGATGCTGGCCAGGACACAGCGGCCATCGGGAAGGACATCCACCACCACGTTGATGAAGCCGTGGATGTTGATGCCGTCGTCGTGGGTTCGCGCGATCTCACAGTCTGTCAGCATCGGCCCTTTGTGCTGATTGAAGGAATGGAAGCCGTCGGCCGCGCCGACACCGATGCGGGTGGAACCCGGGCGCGGGATGATTTTCATCCGCGTGTAGGTGTTTCCGCCCGGTGCCCGATCGCCTTTTTCCCAGACACAGAAGGAGCCGGATGAAAAGACGGTCAAATCCGTAAAGTGCATGCCGCCACAGTTGAGGATCACCACTCCGCCGCTGTTGTTTTTGTCGTGAACCGAAAGACGGTCGCCGATCTCAACAGCACCCGCTGCATTCCCGCGATAGATCCACGCCGCCTTGCCGGGCGGCAGATCGGGGTCATCCATCGCATTGAGCTTCTCGGGATAAGGCATCACGCCGCCGTCGCGGCGCATGTGCCATTGGCGGCCGACGCCGGCCGATTTGCTGGAAAACCCTTTTTCGACATCGACGATGATCTTGTCGTTTCCGGCAGAGAATCCATCGGGAATGATCTGCGAGACGACTCCCTGGATGAACGGCGCCCTGATCATGTCCATGGTGAGACCACTCACTGTGATGTTCCTGCAAGTGTCAAACACCGCGGCCGATGAGGGTTGTTCGCCGGAGGTCCAGATGGTGGCTCCGGTGGCATCGATGCGCATGTTCTCCGCGCCGGTCACCGTGAGCACGCTGCGGTGTCCGCCTTGCCCCGGCACCATCCACTCGGTGTAATCGCCTGGGGGGATGCGGAAATGTGGCGCCTTCGCCGCGATCGCCGCATTGAGGTCCTGCTGCACTTTGCGCGCCGCGTCGGAGGCGGCCTGGCGTTCGGCATCAGTCCAGTTCAAAACCCGCTGGAGATGCGCGTCGCTGTGGTGATCCGGCACGCTCTCAGCTTGTTCGCCTGCTTTGGGCTGTTCCGGATTGTTGTTGCAACCCGACATGACGGATGCGCCTGCCG
Proteins encoded:
- a CDS encoding right-handed parallel beta-helix repeat-containing protein translates to MRTTNVGMNRDAGCPGRRSVCVILSLIAAGASVMSGCNNNPEQPKAGEQAESVPDHHSDAHLQRVLNWTDAERQAASDAARKVQQDLNAAIAAKAPHFRIPPGDYTEWMVPGQGGHRSVLTVTGAENMRIDATGATIWTSGEQPSSAAVFDTCRNITVSGLTMDMIRAPFIQGVVSQIIPDGFSAGNDKIIVDVEKGFSSKSAGVGRQWHMRRDGGVMPYPEKLNAMDDPDLPPGKAAWIYRGNAAGAVEIGDRLSVHDKNNSGGVVILNCGGMHFTDLTVFSSGSFCVWEKGDRAPGGNTYTRMKIIPRPGSTRIGVGAADGFHSFNQHKGPMLTDCEIARTHDDGINIHGFINVVVDVLPDGRCVLASIHGRDYDIGTELILRQAPDMKPLATAKVTAWEAFDKAEGLKLYERMQERYKQEFGTPIRDVIKPEFCAVTLDSPVELAVLDMAISQEYTGRGTRITNLHMHEGCNRGILLKAPDSIVEGSRFENISFGGLSLATGVTEFLEGGLPSHTKILGNTFTNCGPSVFGFDFADGVIWAAWGAISLSPCLPPFHQEAFLHLTPQILYEDIEIRGNRIIDTQGLPIFIGNSRGVTVADNVIVRPFQATPEKLCFLDLTRPGVIEQKFAPPVPGELIPVLREPFYGIFISASDEVTLTGNRVEEAPPFFKGLHVAGPWNGKIHVP